The DNA sequence TGAGTGTGCCTGCGCCGGCAGACCAGTTCGTTCCTGCGTTTAAATTCCACATATGATAAGCGGGGGGCGGAGGAGCAAAGTCGCTTTCCGGCTCGTACCGCGTTTGGCTGGCAACGTATTCATGCTGCAGTTGCAGATAAGGGTCTTTGAATGGCTTTCCGTCCGCCGGGTTCCATTGGAGGCTCCCTGTTACACGGTCGGAAGGTATCCAGGGAAGATACCGGTCATGGCTAACATCTTTTGCGCGGACCAGCGATCCTTTTACTTCCAGGCGAAAGGCCGTGCTTAGCAGGTAGCTTCCGCTAATGTCCGTTCCGGCGAACCGCGCATGCGTTTGTTCATAGTTAAATGTGGGGAAGGCGCCCTGCATAGTGGTGACATATTCCAGGGAAGGGTTCAGGTAGATATAATTTTCAAACCAGTGAACATAGGCGCTGATCCCGGTTTCCCAGCGATCTCCCTGATGGCTTAGCGAAGTGATCCATTTATAGCTTTTTTCACTTTGCAGGCGGCTGTCACCGAGTTCATAGGAAGCGGTGCCGTGATGGAGCCCATTGCTGTAAAGTTCATTGACCGTGGGCGGACGCCAGCCCATTCCCAGGTTAGTTCGGAACTGCCAGTTCCCGAAGCGCCGTCGGCCGCCTGCTGATGCGGAAATGTGATGGAATTTCCGGGTTCCCCCGTAGAAATCCTGGTTGCGGTCATATCCCAGGGCGTCCAGGTAATTATAGTCGTAGCGAATACCCGCCTCCAGCTCATAGTCTTGTTCCAGGAATTGCTGGATGAAATAGAGGCCGCCCTTATAGCTGTCAAAATTTGGGATCAGGGGAATGGCAAAGGTGCCGCGCCGGGTATTGTTTACCTGCATGACCCCGGACAGGCCCAGGGTGCTTTTCCAATGCTGCCCGCTGTATTTTTCCAGGAAGGCATCCAGGGATTGTGTGTTAAGGGCCAGGTCCATGGAGGGAAGGCTGTTCCTGCCCCCTCTCCGTATATCATATTCTTCCCGGTGATTGACCTGCAATCCATATTCAAGGCTAAGCTTCAGCAGGCTTGAAAATCGAAGCTGCGCCTTTAATTTCAGGAGGTTATGAGAGACTTCCTGCCGGGGTACGTCTATTTCGTAGGAAAATTTGCCCGTTGTACCCGGCCTTCCTCTTGCAATACGTGCCTGCAGGTCAGTGAGATTGCCGATGTGAGCGCCCCGGAAAATACCAAGCTCAGTTTTAAAATGGCTGAAATAGAGTTCAGCGGTCATTTTCCTCCGGGAATACCCGGCCGCAGCGGAGAACGCCATTTCTTTTACCCCGGTATTTTCCAGGTAATAATCGGCTGTGCTGATATTTCCCGCCCGCCTGGCCGTTCCCTGTACCCGCCATCCCACTCCCTTCAGGCCCGGAATTCCGCCCCCAAGCATTCCGGACAGCGCACCCGCCCCTCCGTTCCCGGAAGCAGCCAGGTTCAGCGATCCATGCAGGCCCGCTGCCTGGGGCAGCGGAGCCGGTTCTATACTTATAACCCCGCCCAGCGCACCCGGGCCGAAGCGGATTGTTTCCGTTCCCTTTACTACACTGATCCGGTTGGCGATAAAGGGATCAATCCCGGGCGCATGTTCTGCGCCCCATTGCTGTCCTTCCTGCCTGATGCCGTTATTCAGGATCAGTATACGGTTACTGTGCATTCCGTGGATCACCGGCTTTGCAATGCTGGCGCCTGTCTGAAGCATGGTTACCCCGGGAATGCTTCGTATAACTTCGGCCAGCGTGCCTCCTTTTGCTTTTTCCAGTTTTTCGCCGGAAATAATACTCCGGGGGCTGAACGAGCCGGCTGCCGGCTTTATCGCGGTAACCGTAATGACCCGGAGTAACTGGCTTGTATCGCTGGCCACCGGGGATAAGCTGTCGGATGGCCATCCGGCCGTAGTTTCCTTTACCGCGGGGCTGTCGCCGGCCTGGTCCTGGCTGTAAAGCTCCCGGGCGAAAAAGCCGCAGGAGGCACAGAAAATTGTCAAAAGCAGGAACCCGGATTTTAATTGCATCAGTGTTGCTTTTTATTAATTGCAGCAAAGTTGCATTTAATAATTCTGTTCTGCAAATTTTATTGATTTTCCGCGGGCGGTCCATAGGGAGACGCCGGAGACTCGCCGTCGTGGCGGCTCTCCACAGGTTTTTGACTGCATGTGAATTATTAAGCGAACAATTTTTACCTTTACCGCATGAAAGCATCATTTGATTTTGAGCAGCCGCTGGTTGACCTGGAAGAACAGTTGGAGAAGCTGAAGCAGGTTGCTGACAAAAGTAAAGTGAACGTATCGGCAACCATCAGGGAGCTGGAGGAGAAACTGGTACAGACCCGGCAGGAGATATACGCAAATCTTACCGGCTGGCAGAAAGTACAGTTATCCCGGCACCCGGGAAGGCCTTACACACTGGATTATATTTCCATGCTTTGTGATGATTTCATTGAATTACATGGCGACCGCACGGTAAAGGATGATAAAGCCATCGTGGGCGGATTGGGAAGTCTGGACGGTCAAACGGTGATGTTCATCGGCCACCAGAAAGGAAAGAACACGAAAGAACGTCAGTACCGGAATTTCGGAATGGCCAATCCTGAAGGTTACCGGAAGGCTCTTCGACTGATGAAGCTGGCCGAAAAATTCAATAAGCCTGTCGTAACCTTTATTGATACCCCCGGCGCCTATCCCGGTCTGGAAGCCGAGGAAAGGGGACAGGGAGAAGCAATTGCCCGTAACCTGCTGGAGATGTCGGTCCTGAAAGTGCCGGTTATCTGTTTTATTGTAGGTGAAGGAGCGTCGGGAGGCGCCCTTGGCATTGGGATCGGGGATAAAGTTTACATGCTGGAATATACCTGGTATTCGGTGATCTCTCCCGAATCCTGTTCTTCCATTCTCTGGAGAACCTGGGATTATAAGGAAAAGGCGGCGGAAGTGCTGAAGTTAACCGCAGAAGATATGCTAGCCAATAAACTGATCGATGGTGTAATTCCCGAACCTGTGGGCGGGGCTCATCATGATCCGCAGGCAATGGCCGGCACTATCAAAGCGAAGATCCTTTCAGACCTGAAGGCATTGACCAAAAAACCTGTTAACAAACTGATCCAGGAGCGAATTGACAAATTCGGAGACATGGGCGTGGTGAACGAGCCGGCCGGCGAATAAGCCGGCGGAAGGCCCATTATCGCTTCACGGCCCATTATTTGATTTTCACCGCTCCGCTTATCCACCCGCCGTCTTTATTCCGTTTTTACAGTCCCATTATCGCTTCACGGCCCATTATTTGGTTTTCACCGCTCCACTTATTCCACCCACCGGTCTTTATTCCGCATTCACCGGCCTTATTATTCAACCGCTGTCCTACCCGGAGCTTTCCTATTCAACCGGTTCCTGCATGCCGAATATCGACGCGTAAGAAGCCAGCTTTTCCTTTAGTTCCGCCGCTAATTCCGTACGCTGGTAACGTTGTACCGTTTCAGATGACTGGAATAGCAGGGTGATCGAATTCTGCAGGTCCATCCGGAAACTTATCTGCCTTCTTCCCGCATCGAGGGAAGCAAAATAATCAAGCTGATCTTCCAGGTATCCGGTAATGTCAGTCATCATTTTATCGCCCTTTTCAGGCTGCTCGCATTTATAATAAAGCTCCGCCATAAGCATATCCCGCTGCACGTAACCCATATCTGAATAAATATCGGGCAGAACCTCATCCATCCGGTCGATAACTTTTACGCAGGAATCAATTTTGCCCTGTTTGTAGAGCGTATCGGCCAGTTGGTTGAAAGTGAGCCTGAAATAGCCAAGCATTCTCCGGGTTTCCGGGTCAATGTAAATATCCCCAGATTCCAGGCCGCCCCAGGTGAATTTATTCATCAGGTTATCGTAAAGTATACTGTCGTTAACGCTTCCCTGGAGGTAAGGATCTGTATTATTATAGACTACCGGGGTGATGCGCAGCGCCAGCCCGTCGTTACGCAGATAGGGATCCAGGCCCAGCATGTTGCGGCCGGGAATGGTCGAAGCAAAATAGACCGGCCGTTCCCAAAGGCTATTGGCAATGATATCCAGCTGAAGAAGATCATTCTTATAGAATGCACTGCGGTTAAGAGCCCATCTTACCGCGTCAACAATACTGTCCGCGGGGGTAGCCGCTCCGGATTCAATGGCCGTTTCCCGGTCCACAGGTATCTGGAAGCGGTTGGTAGGCACATAATTGGAGTATTCCTGGTTCGAAAGCTGAACCTGCGCCTCGCGTGAATCGCTTCCCACAAAACTGATCACCTGGTCCAGGTTGGTATAACCTTCGATATTCCGGTCAAAGAAAGGCACGGCATCCCTGACCCCAGCGACAAACTTATCGTTTTCCCAGCTGATAGGCACGGGTGGGGATTCATTCATCTTATCCTTCATCTGCCGGCCGTACCAGTCGGTGCCTAGAAGGCTT is a window from the Anseongella ginsenosidimutans genome containing:
- a CDS encoding TonB-dependent receptor, which translates into the protein MQLKSGFLLLTIFCASCGFFARELYSQDQAGDSPAVKETTAGWPSDSLSPVASDTSQLLRVITVTAIKPAAGSFSPRSIISGEKLEKAKGGTLAEVIRSIPGVTMLQTGASIAKPVIHGMHSNRILILNNGIRQEGQQWGAEHAPGIDPFIANRISVVKGTETIRFGPGALGGVISIEPAPLPQAAGLHGSLNLAASGNGGAGALSGMLGGGIPGLKGVGWRVQGTARRAGNISTADYYLENTGVKEMAFSAAAGYSRRKMTAELYFSHFKTELGIFRGAHIGNLTDLQARIARGRPGTTGKFSYEIDVPRQEVSHNLLKLKAQLRFSSLLKLSLEYGLQVNHREEYDIRRGGRNSLPSMDLALNTQSLDAFLEKYSGQHWKSTLGLSGVMQVNNTRRGTFAIPLIPNFDSYKGGLYFIQQFLEQDYELEAGIRYDYNYLDALGYDRNQDFYGGTRKFHHISASAGGRRRFGNWQFRTNLGMGWRPPTVNELYSNGLHHGTASYELGDSRLQSEKSYKWITSLSHQGDRWETGISAYVHWFENYIYLNPSLEYVTTMQGAFPTFNYEQTHARFAGTDISGSYLLSTAFRLEVKGSLVRAKDVSHDRYLPWIPSDRVTGSLQWNPADGKPFKDPYLQLQHEYVASQTRYEPESDFAPPPPAYHMWNLNAGTNWSAGAGTLSVHLSLNNITNILYREYMNRFRYYAHDKGRNITLRLAYKF
- a CDS encoding acetyl-CoA carboxylase carboxyltransferase subunit alpha codes for the protein MKASFDFEQPLVDLEEQLEKLKQVADKSKVNVSATIRELEEKLVQTRQEIYANLTGWQKVQLSRHPGRPYTLDYISMLCDDFIELHGDRTVKDDKAIVGGLGSLDGQTVMFIGHQKGKNTKERQYRNFGMANPEGYRKALRLMKLAEKFNKPVVTFIDTPGAYPGLEAEERGQGEAIARNLLEMSVLKVPVICFIVGEGASGGALGIGIGDKVYMLEYTWYSVISPESCSSILWRTWDYKEKAAEVLKLTAEDMLANKLIDGVIPEPVGGAHHDPQAMAGTIKAKILSDLKALTKKPVNKLIQERIDKFGDMGVVNEPAGE